A genome region from Pseudomonas anguilliseptica includes the following:
- the tnpC gene encoding IS66 family transposase, translating to MISVPETLPDDPAALKQLLAEVLSSAQELAKDKDGQIERLREQNALLIQRLFGRKSEQSSDPDSPQLEMFNEAESLAEAAAEAPAAEVEEEVVAPTKRRGKRKPLPAELPRVEVIHELPEHELTCECGCRKQAIGEETSEQLEIIPMQVQVIRHIRKTYACKACESAPVTADKPAQLIEKSLASPSVLAMLLTSKYADGIPLYRFEKMLSRHGIDIPRQTLARWVIQCGELLQPLLNLMRDRLLDSPVIHCDETRVQVLKEPGRDPSSHSWMWVQTGGPPGKPVILFDYTTSRAQEVPLRLLDGYRGYLMTDDYAGYNAVAAQQGVERLACWAHARRKFVEAQKVQPKGKTGRADIALGMINKLYGIERELKDASDEQRYRGRQQHSLPLLDQLKTWLEKTQPQVTAQNALGKAVNYLASNWSRLERYIEAGHLPIDNNAAERAIRPFVIGRKNWLFSDTPKGATASAQLYSLVETAKTNGQEPYAWLRHVLERLPLANSVEAYEALLPWNCQPTTPL from the coding sequence ATGATTTCTGTGCCCGAAACCCTTCCTGATGACCCCGCCGCGCTCAAGCAATTGCTCGCTGAGGTGTTGTCGTCGGCGCAGGAATTGGCCAAGGACAAGGATGGGCAGATCGAGCGCCTGCGCGAACAAAACGCGCTGTTGATCCAGCGCCTGTTCGGCCGTAAATCCGAGCAGAGCAGCGACCCGGATTCACCGCAGCTAGAGATGTTCAACGAAGCGGAAAGCCTGGCCGAAGCGGCGGCTGAAGCTCCGGCCGCTGAGGTCGAGGAAGAAGTCGTTGCGCCGACCAAGCGCCGCGGCAAGCGCAAGCCGTTACCGGCCGAACTACCGCGTGTCGAGGTCATCCACGAACTGCCCGAACACGAACTGACCTGCGAATGCGGTTGCCGCAAGCAGGCCATCGGCGAAGAAACCAGCGAGCAGCTGGAAATCATCCCGATGCAGGTTCAGGTGATCCGCCACATTCGCAAGACCTATGCCTGCAAGGCCTGCGAAAGCGCGCCGGTCACCGCTGACAAGCCGGCCCAACTGATCGAGAAAAGCCTGGCCAGCCCGAGCGTGCTGGCGATGCTGCTGACCAGCAAATACGCCGACGGCATCCCACTGTATCGCTTCGAAAAGATGCTCAGTCGCCATGGCATCGACATCCCCCGGCAGACCCTGGCGCGCTGGGTGATCCAGTGCGGCGAACTGCTACAACCGTTGCTCAACCTGATGCGCGACAGGCTGCTGGACAGTCCGGTGATCCACTGCGATGAAACCCGCGTGCAGGTGCTCAAGGAGCCTGGGCGCGATCCGAGCAGCCACTCCTGGATGTGGGTGCAGACCGGTGGCCCGCCTGGCAAACCGGTGATCCTCTTCGACTACACAACCAGCCGCGCGCAGGAGGTGCCGCTGCGCCTGCTCGACGGTTATCGCGGCTACCTGATGACCGACGATTACGCCGGCTACAACGCCGTGGCCGCACAACAAGGTGTTGAACGCCTGGCCTGCTGGGCGCATGCGCGGCGCAAGTTCGTCGAAGCGCAAAAGGTGCAACCGAAGGGCAAAACCGGGCGTGCCGACATCGCGTTGGGGATGATCAACAAGCTCTACGGCATCGAGCGCGAACTTAAGGATGCCAGCGATGAACAGCGCTACCGGGGCCGCCAGCAGCACAGCCTACCGCTCCTCGATCAGCTCAAGACCTGGCTGGAGAAAACCCAGCCGCAGGTCACGGCGCAGAATGCCCTGGGCAAAGCAGTGAACTACCTGGCGAGCAACTGGAGCCGACTCGAACGCTACATCGAGGCTGGCCACCTGCCGATCGATAACAACGCTGCCGAGCGCGCGATCCGGCCCTTCGTCATAGGTCGCAAGAACTGGCTGTTCAGCGACACGCCGAAAGGCGCGACCGCCAGCGCCCAACTCTACAGCCTGGTGGAAACCGCCAAGACCAATGGCCAGGAGCCCTACGCCTGGCTGCGCCATGTCCTCGAACGCCTGCCGCTGGCCAACAGCGTTGAAGCCTACGAAGCGCTGCTGCCTTGGAACTGCCAACCAACGACGCCACTGTAA
- the tnpB gene encoding IS66 family insertion sequence element accessory protein TnpB (TnpB, as the term is used for proteins encoded by IS66 family insertion elements, is considered an accessory protein, since TnpC, encoded by a neighboring gene, is a DDE family transposase.), whose amino-acid sequence MLSSNFFLEPAVMMRPDAKVEKVYLYPKPVDFRKSIDGLAALVELDIKVAVFDPVLFVFLNRARSRVKILYWERNGFCLWLKRLEAERFKSHPEPGEDAIVLTAQELNWLLDGIDLWRNRPHQVLTPRFVT is encoded by the coding sequence ATGCTGAGCTCCAATTTCTTTCTGGAGCCAGCCGTCATGATGCGCCCCGACGCCAAAGTCGAAAAAGTCTATCTATACCCCAAGCCGGTGGATTTCCGAAAATCCATCGATGGCCTGGCCGCCCTGGTCGAGCTGGATATCAAGGTGGCGGTGTTCGACCCGGTGCTGTTCGTCTTCCTCAACCGCGCGCGCAGCCGGGTGAAGATTTTGTATTGGGAGCGCAACGGCTTTTGCCTGTGGCTCAAGCGATTGGAGGCTGAACGCTTCAAGTCGCATCCGGAACCTGGCGAAGATGCGATCGTGCTGACGGCCCAGGAGTTGAACTGGTTGTTGGACGGTATCGACCTGTGGCGCAACCGGCCGCACCAGGTTTTGACCCCTAGGTTCGTCACCTGA
- a CDS encoding DUF1329 domain-containing protein yields the protein MKTSGLLRASLFGTLLLSGALAQAQVDAAKAARLGQDLTPIGAEKAGNAAGTIPAWDGGLPRDANAYDPALGYRDPYAADQPLFSITAANAEQYREQLSPGQLAMLTRFSDSWKLNVYPTRRSASYPDKVYAAAKHNATSAKLIEDGNGIADFKLATPFPLPQSGMEVLWNHLVRYRGDSVKRYYAQAVPQAGGDYFMTKIEDLFLFNEAAGDHSQSNVSAP from the coding sequence ATGAAGACTTCAGGATTGTTGCGTGCCAGCTTATTCGGCACTTTGTTGCTGAGTGGCGCGCTGGCCCAGGCTCAGGTCGATGCAGCCAAGGCCGCGCGTCTCGGCCAGGACTTGACCCCTATCGGCGCCGAAAAGGCCGGTAATGCCGCCGGCACTATCCCTGCCTGGGACGGTGGCCTGCCCCGTGATGCCAATGCCTACGATCCGGCCCTGGGCTATCGCGACCCTTATGCCGCCGATCAACCGCTGTTCAGCATCACTGCGGCGAACGCCGAACAGTACCGTGAGCAGCTCAGCCCTGGTCAGTTGGCCATGCTCACGCGCTTTAGCGACAGCTGGAAACTCAACGTTTACCCGACTCGACGCTCGGCCTCTTACCCGGACAAGGTATATGCCGCCGCCAAGCACAATGCGACCTCGGCCAAGCTGATCGAAGACGGCAACGGCATCGCCGACTTCAAACTGGCCACGCCATTCCCGCTGCCACAATCGGGAATGGAAGTGCTGTGGAACCATCTGGTGCGCTACCGCGGCGACAGCGTGAAACGCTACTACGCCCAGGCAGTGCCACAAGCGGGTGGCGACTACTTTATGACCAAGATCGAGGATCTGTTCCTGTTCAACGAGGCCGCGGGCGATCACAGCCAGAGCAACGTAAGCGCTCCATAA
- a CDS encoding DUF1302 family protein, producing the protein MRIFCQNQEVFFRPSLEKRHLYGLSFNTSIGGDSFLNGLSLAGELSYRPNAPIALGLGEYLPTALLGSRQGIAPGTRLDGFREKAMWQAALVGIYSFNGLLGADSATLMSEVVGSRVQGLESDVDYYGATSSAWGAQSSLSLTYSNVFNVVNLVPSVSYQYGINGVAPQLTNGLLEERKSYSLGVDAIYQESLTVGVKYVGYSGGDLANKLSDRDYLGFNIKYSF; encoded by the coding sequence GTGCGGATATTTTGCCAAAATCAGGAAGTCTTTTTCAGACCATCCCTGGAGAAGCGCCACCTGTATGGCCTGAGCTTTAACACCAGCATTGGTGGCGACAGCTTCCTCAATGGACTGTCGCTGGCAGGCGAGCTGAGTTATCGGCCAAACGCGCCGATTGCCCTGGGCCTGGGTGAATACCTGCCGACTGCACTGTTGGGCAGTCGGCAGGGCATCGCCCCCGGTACGCGTCTCGATGGTTTCCGTGAGAAGGCCATGTGGCAAGCCGCGCTGGTTGGCATCTACAGCTTTAACGGGCTGCTCGGTGCCGACTCTGCCACGTTAATGAGCGAGGTGGTCGGTAGCCGGGTGCAGGGGCTGGAGTCTGACGTCGATTATTACGGCGCCACATCCAGTGCCTGGGGCGCGCAAAGCAGCCTGTCGCTGACCTATAGCAACGTGTTCAACGTGGTCAACTTAGTGCCCAGCGTCAGCTATCAGTACGGCATCAATGGCGTCGCGCCGCAGCTGACCAACGGCCTGCTGGAAGAGCGCAAAAGCTATTCGTTGGGGGTCGACGCGATCTATCAGGAGTCGCTGACGGTTGGCGTCAAATATGTCGGCTACAGCGGCGGCGACCTGGCCAACAAGCTCAGCGACCGCGACTACCTCGGCTTCAACATCAAATACAGTTTCTAG
- a CDS encoding IS5 family transposase — MKQMTFADAEYAGKRKQTRKELFLIEMDRVVPWKGLIALIEPYYPKGEGGRPAYPLMAMLRVHLMQNWFGYSDPAMEEALYETTILRQFAGLSLERIPDETTILNFRRLLEKHELAAGILAVINGYLGDRGLSLRQGTIVDATLINAPSSTKNKDGKRDPEMHQAKKGNQYYFGMKAHIGVDDESGLVHSVVGTAANVADVTQVDKLLHGEENVVCADAGYTGVEKRPEHDGREVIWQVAARRSTYKKLGKSSPLYKAKRKIEKAKAQVRAKVEHPFRVIKRQFSYVKTRFRGLAKNTAQLVTLFALSNLWMARRHLLTNAGEVRL; from the coding sequence ATGAAGCAAATGACCTTCGCCGATGCCGAGTACGCCGGCAAACGCAAGCAGACCCGCAAAGAGTTGTTCCTGATCGAGATGGATCGGGTGGTGCCGTGGAAGGGTTTGATCGCACTGATCGAACCGTATTACCCCAAGGGTGAAGGCGGTCGGCCGGCCTATCCGCTGATGGCGATGCTACGTGTGCACCTGATGCAGAACTGGTTCGGCTACAGCGACCCGGCGATGGAAGAAGCGCTGTACGAGACCACTATCCTGCGGCAGTTCGCCGGGCTGAGTCTGGAACGTATCCCCGACGAAACCACCATCCTCAACTTCCGTCGTCTGCTGGAGAAACATGAGTTGGCTGCCGGCATCCTGGCCGTCATCAATGGCTATCTTGGCGACCGTGGCCTGTCGTTGCGCCAAGGCACCATCGTCGATGCCACGCTGATCAATGCGCCGAGTTCGACCAAGAACAAGGACGGCAAACGCGACCCAGAGATGCACCAGGCCAAGAAGGGCAACCAATACTACTTCGGCATGAAGGCGCACATTGGCGTGGATGACGAGTCGGGGCTGGTACACAGCGTGGTAGGCACGGCGGCCAACGTGGCGGATGTCACTCAGGTCGACAAGTTGCTGCACGGCGAGGAAAACGTGGTGTGCGCCGATGCGGGTTATACCGGCGTCGAAAAGCGCCCCGAACATGATGGGCGCGAGGTGATCTGGCAGGTTGCTGCCCGCCGCAGCACCTATAAGAAGCTGGGTAAGAGCAGCCCGCTGTACAAAGCCAAACGCAAGATCGAGAAGGCCAAGGCCCAGGTGCGCGCCAAGGTTGAGCACCCGTTCCGGGTGATCAAGCGTCAGTTCAGTTATGTAAAGACACGCTTCCGTGGCTTGGCCAAGAACACGGCGCAACTGGTGACGCTGTTCGCGCTGTCGAACCTGTGGATGGCACGCCGACATTTACTGACCAATGCAGGAGAGGTGCGCCTGTAA
- a CDS encoding DUF1302 domain-containing protein: MATQRSAWTAGCLALLAASQADAFQARSGDWALSLDTTLSYGVNYRMENQDRRLIARANGGKGDNSGLINSDDGNLNFKKGELFSEVAKVVTEMDLNFQDNYGIFLRARGFYDFELKDDNRRHREIPNKGLDDAGSSIDLLDAFVYGSWTVADRALNVRLGRQVINWGEGLFYQNGIGATNPVDLNALRAPGSELKEAYMPTLMGYASFELSGGLSIEGYWQPGSAWEETKIDPCGTYFSTLDVLGGGCDYLSVVPLQEALPGGLAFDNPAAAQAYANSLGPGFVNDLIRTYLPTTFMPRGKDVKADDAAQFGVAMRWMVPELNDSELGFYYLRYNMNVPMLGMTVARPIVLPVLGAQPNVSTSEYYAEYLGMV, from the coding sequence GTGGCGACACAGAGATCAGCATGGACGGCAGGTTGCTTGGCATTGCTGGCGGCCAGCCAGGCAGATGCCTTTCAGGCGCGCTCGGGGGATTGGGCGTTGTCGTTGGATACCACCCTGTCTTACGGGGTGAACTACCGCATGGAGAACCAGGATCGACGCCTGATCGCCCGCGCCAACGGTGGCAAGGGCGACAACAGTGGCCTGATCAATTCCGATGACGGCAACCTCAACTTCAAGAAGGGTGAGTTGTTCTCCGAGGTGGCCAAGGTGGTCACCGAGATGGACCTGAATTTTCAGGACAACTACGGCATCTTTCTGCGCGCCCGTGGCTTCTACGATTTCGAGTTGAAGGACGATAACCGCCGCCACCGCGAGATTCCCAACAAGGGGCTGGACGATGCCGGGTCGAGCATCGATCTACTGGATGCCTTTGTCTACGGCAGTTGGACAGTGGCTGACCGCGCGCTCAACGTCCGTCTGGGCCGCCAGGTGATCAACTGGGGCGAAGGGCTGTTCTATCAGAACGGTATCGGCGCGACCAATCCGGTGGATCTCAACGCCCTGCGCGCGCCGGGTTCCGAGCTGAAAGAAGCCTATATGCCGACCCTGATGGGCTATGCCTCATTCGAGCTGAGCGGAGGTCTGTCGATTGAGGGCTACTGGCAGCCAGGCAGCGCTTGGGAAGAGACCAAGATCGACCCCTGCGGCACCTACTTTTCCACCCTGGATGTGCTGGGCGGCGGTTGTGACTATCTGTCGGTTGTGCCCCTGCAGGAAGCCTTGCCCGGCGGTCTGGCGTTCGACAACCCGGCTGCGGCGCAGGCCTACGCCAACAGCCTGGGCCCAGGCTTTGTAAACGACCTGATTCGCACCTACCTGCCCACCACTTTTATGCCGCGTGGCAAGGATGTAAAAGCCGACGATGCCGCGCAGTTCGGTGTGGCCATGCGCTGGATGGTGCCGGAGCTTAATGACAGCGAATTGGGCTTCTACTACCTGCGCTACAACATGAACGTGCCGATGCTCGGGATGACGGTGGCACGACCTATTGTGCTGCCTGTACTGGGTGCGCAGCCGAACGTCAGCACCTCGGAGTACTACGCCGAATACCTGGGGATGGTCTGA
- a CDS encoding plasmid partitioning protein has protein sequence MFTAKQNVRRLGLITLLTCLFTSPSWADSPCSERKKTLLLPGKISCSHQSTWINSGVLATRKVIYQRPSGTPPPGGWPVVVFYQGSFFALDNFVYYSNAWLGKLYNEGKTIKTLLDNGYAVIAPSAPADLFWHTNIPGLSGALYETSTDFTFLTNLFTAIDNGHFGPLNGQRKYATGISSGGYNTSRMAVSFPGQFKALVVHSGSYATCSGPICSVSDSLPADHPPTYFIHGFVDAVVPWWSMDMYYDRLLYQGIPTGRYTEPLGQHEWFEASPGKTLAWFNAYP, from the coding sequence ATGTTTACTGCCAAGCAAAATGTGCGTCGACTGGGCCTGATCACCCTGTTGACGTGCCTGTTCACAAGCCCAAGCTGGGCCGACTCACCCTGCAGCGAGCGCAAGAAGACCCTGCTGCTTCCCGGCAAGATCAGCTGTAGCCATCAATCCACTTGGATCAATTCAGGCGTACTGGCGACCCGCAAGGTGATCTACCAACGCCCTTCCGGCACCCCGCCGCCAGGTGGTTGGCCGGTGGTGGTGTTCTACCAGGGCTCGTTCTTTGCGCTGGATAATTTCGTTTATTACAGCAATGCCTGGCTAGGCAAGCTGTACAACGAAGGCAAGACTATCAAGACCCTGCTCGATAACGGCTATGCGGTGATTGCGCCCAGCGCACCAGCAGATCTGTTCTGGCATACCAATATCCCCGGCCTGTCCGGGGCGCTGTATGAAACCAGTACCGACTTCACCTTCCTCACCAACCTGTTCACAGCCATCGACAATGGCCACTTCGGCCCCTTGAACGGCCAGCGCAAGTACGCCACTGGGATATCCAGCGGCGGCTACAACACCAGCCGCATGGCCGTCAGTTTCCCCGGCCAATTCAAGGCGCTGGTGGTGCACTCCGGTTCCTACGCGACCTGCAGCGGGCCCATCTGCTCGGTGTCGGACAGCCTGCCAGCCGATCACCCACCGACCTACTTTATCCACGGTTTTGTCGACGCCGTCGTGCCCTGGTGGAGCATGGATATGTACTACGACCGCCTGCTCTACCAAGGCATTCCCACCGGTCGTTACACCGAACCACTGGGCCAGCATGAATGGTTCGAGGCCTCGCCAGGCAAGACCCTGGCCTGGTTTAACGCTTACCCCTGA
- a CDS encoding CobW family GTP-binding protein yields MLNNIPTHVIAGPLGAGKTSLIRNLLAQRPADERWAVLINEFGLVGLDAALLTSDDDGIAMGEVAGGCLCCVNGVPFQVGLSRLLRKAKPHRLLIEPSGLGHPLQLLEQLGAAPWAGVLAVQEPLLVLDAQALAAGDELPESQQATLGHAGLLLLNKAEGLDEATQARIQMQLPARPIYWTRQGALPLAALPGVNAQADSHDALDNLPTAAAPLPQLWCSPSEPICQVQQQAEGWSIGWRWHPSQQFELLRVQQWLSSLPWRRAKLVLHCNAGWLSANALNGEALHWQNSEWRKDSRLELIFSAAQESAALQAGFAQCRL; encoded by the coding sequence ATGCTGAACAATATCCCTACCCATGTCATTGCCGGGCCGCTCGGTGCCGGCAAGACCAGTCTGATTCGTAATCTGCTGGCGCAGCGCCCGGCTGATGAACGCTGGGCGGTGCTGATCAACGAGTTCGGCCTGGTTGGCCTGGACGCCGCCCTGCTGACCAGTGATGACGACGGTATTGCCATGGGCGAAGTGGCGGGCGGCTGTCTGTGTTGCGTCAACGGCGTGCCGTTTCAGGTTGGCCTCAGCCGCCTGCTGCGTAAGGCCAAACCGCATCGCCTGCTGATCGAACCGTCTGGCCTCGGCCACCCCCTGCAACTGCTGGAGCAGCTGGGCGCCGCGCCCTGGGCTGGCGTGCTGGCGGTGCAGGAGCCGCTGCTGGTGCTGGATGCTCAGGCCTTGGCCGCGGGTGACGAGCTGCCAGAGAGTCAGCAGGCGACGCTTGGCCACGCCGGGCTGCTGCTGTTGAACAAGGCCGAAGGGCTGGATGAAGCCACCCAGGCGCGTATTCAGATGCAACTGCCCGCGCGACCGATTTACTGGACCCGTCAGGGTGCCTTGCCACTGGCAGCGCTTCCCGGCGTTAACGCCCAGGCCGATAGCCACGATGCGCTGGATAACCTGCCCACGGCCGCGGCGCCATTGCCGCAACTGTGGTGCAGCCCAAGCGAGCCGATCTGCCAGGTGCAACAGCAAGCAGAAGGCTGGAGCATCGGCTGGCGCTGGCACCCCAGTCAGCAGTTCGAACTGCTGCGGGTACAGCAGTGGCTGAGCAGCCTGCCCTGGCGCCGCGCCAAGCTGGTGCTGCACTGCAACGCCGGCTGGCTGTCCGCCAACGCCCTGAACGGTGAGGCGCTGCATTGGCAGAACAGCGAATGGCGCAAGGACTCGCGGTTGGAGCTGATCTTTAGCGCGGCGCAGGAGAGTGCCGCACTGCAGGCGGGGTTTGCCCAGTGCCGGCTGTGA
- a CDS encoding NADH:ubiquinone oxidoreductase, with translation MRVFLLLSLFALSGLAWGEACVVHSQAERLDVKVCQQNRSIPPNLFRTGFCQPQLKGQKVEVEFVEQCPMGAFGVCRNSTVGGTPYKQDVHYYGVASDATYLKPFCEQQSKGVWMER, from the coding sequence ATGCGTGTTTTTCTGCTGCTGAGCCTGTTCGCACTGTCCGGCCTGGCCTGGGGTGAAGCCTGTGTGGTGCATAGCCAGGCCGAGCGTCTGGATGTGAAGGTATGCCAGCAGAACCGCAGCATCCCACCCAACCTGTTCCGCACCGGTTTCTGCCAACCGCAGCTGAAGGGGCAGAAGGTTGAAGTGGAATTTGTTGAACAGTGCCCGATGGGCGCTTTCGGCGTATGCCGCAATTCAACGGTGGGCGGCACGCCCTATAAGCAGGATGTGCATTATTACGGCGTTGCCAGCGACGCCACCTATCTAAAGCCCTTCTGCGAGCAGCAGAGCAAGGGCGTGTGGATGGAGCGCTAA
- a CDS encoding DUF1826 domain-containing protein → MLAPVLRQPLQQVRSERIEVLGEVLREEVNLAVWQRQLPAQISDFANALLAQGEPLGQSMVLELVSPESEPSLSGLVDGYSDLPGQVAFLQDVSWLVGAFACLFDVKRIGLRLRILDKAMCPRFHVDHVPVRLITSYAGVGSEWLEEGVMARRRLGDPAAEPSDAALIKRAESGHVLLAKGEKWIGNEGGGLIHRSPQPPAGERRLLLTLDWLA, encoded by the coding sequence ATGCTGGCGCCTGTGCTGCGTCAACCGTTGCAGCAGGTCCGCAGCGAGCGGATTGAGGTGCTCGGCGAGGTGCTGCGTGAAGAGGTCAACCTGGCCGTCTGGCAACGCCAGCTGCCCGCGCAGATCAGCGATTTTGCCAACGCCTTGCTGGCCCAGGGTGAGCCGCTGGGGCAATCCATGGTGCTGGAGCTGGTTAGCCCGGAGAGCGAGCCGAGCCTGAGTGGCCTGGTCGATGGCTACAGCGATCTGCCGGGCCAGGTGGCCTTCTTGCAGGATGTCAGCTGGCTGGTCGGCGCCTTCGCCTGCCTGTTCGACGTGAAACGCATCGGTTTGCGCCTGCGCATTCTCGACAAGGCCATGTGCCCGCGCTTTCACGTCGATCACGTGCCGGTGCGCTTGATTACCAGCTATGCCGGGGTGGGCAGTGAGTGGCTGGAGGAAGGCGTGATGGCGCGCCGGCGCTTGGGCGATCCGGCGGCGGAGCCCAGTGATGCTGCGCTGATCAAGCGAGCCGAGAGCGGCCATGTACTGCTGGCCAAGGGCGAGAAATGGATCGGCAACGAGGGCGGCGGCCTGATTCACCGCTCACCGCAACCGCCGGCCGGTGAGCGGCGCTTGTTGCTGACGCTGGATTGGCTGGCCTGA
- the zigA gene encoding zinc metallochaperone GTPase ZigA gives MTNRLPVTVLSGFLGAGKSTLLNAILKNRQGLKLAVIVNDMSEINIDGSEVQRDVSLNRAEEKLVEMSNGCICCTLREDLLEEVGRLARDGRFDYLLIESTGISEPLPVAETFTFRGEDGQSLADLARLDTMVTVVDGVNFLRDFHEAESLASRGETLGEEDERSITDLLIEQVEFADVLLISKIDLISSHEREELMAILKGLNTHAEIVPMAMGAVELSKILNTGRFDFARASESPGWLKELRGEHVPETEEYGIASSAYRARKPLHPERFFNFINREWTNGRLLRSKGFFWLASKYQEAGSWSQAGGLMRHGFAGRWWRFVPKAQWPTDEEGLQAIMKNWQAQTGDCRQELVFIGQNIDFARLTAELDACLLTEAEMALGVDTWRALPDPFGPWHEEAA, from the coding sequence ATGACCAATCGCCTTCCCGTAACCGTGCTGTCCGGCTTTCTCGGTGCCGGTAAAAGCACCCTGCTCAACGCCATCCTGAAAAACCGCCAGGGTTTGAAATTGGCGGTAATCGTCAACGATATGAGCGAGATCAATATCGATGGCAGCGAAGTTCAGCGTGATGTCAGCCTGAACCGCGCCGAAGAAAAACTCGTGGAAATGAGCAACGGCTGCATCTGCTGCACCCTGCGCGAAGATCTGCTGGAAGAAGTCGGCCGCCTGGCCCGTGATGGCCGTTTTGACTATCTGCTGATCGAATCCACCGGTATCAGCGAGCCGCTGCCGGTGGCCGAGACATTCACCTTCCGCGGTGAAGACGGGCAAAGCCTGGCCGACCTGGCACGCCTGGACACCATGGTCACGGTGGTCGACGGGGTGAACTTTCTGCGCGACTTCCACGAGGCCGAAAGCCTGGCCAGCCGCGGCGAAACCCTCGGTGAAGAGGATGAGCGCTCGATCACCGACCTGCTGATCGAACAGGTGGAATTCGCCGATGTGCTGCTGATCAGCAAGATCGACCTGATCAGCAGCCATGAGCGCGAGGAGCTGATGGCCATCCTCAAGGGCCTCAACACCCACGCCGAGATCGTGCCCATGGCCATGGGCGCGGTGGAGCTTTCAAAGATTCTCAACACCGGCCGTTTCGACTTCGCGCGTGCGTCGGAGTCTCCTGGATGGCTTAAGGAGCTGCGCGGCGAACACGTCCCGGAAACCGAGGAGTACGGCATTGCGTCCAGCGCTTACCGGGCGCGCAAGCCGCTGCATCCCGAGCGCTTCTTCAACTTCATTAATCGCGAATGGACCAATGGCCGCCTGCTGCGCAGCAAGGGCTTCTTCTGGCTGGCCAGCAAGTATCAGGAAGCCGGCAGCTGGTCCCAGGCCGGCGGTCTGATGCGTCATGGTTTTGCCGGGCGCTGGTGGCGTTTCGTACCCAAGGCGCAATGGCCGACCGACGAAGAAGGGCTGCAGGCGATCATGAAAAACTGGCAGGCCCAGACCGGCGACTGCCGCCAGGAGCTGGTGTTTATAGGCCAGAACATCGACTTCGCTCGACTGACCGCCGAGCTGGATGCCTGCCTGCTCACCGAGGCGGAAATGGCTCTCGGTGTCGACACCTGGCGCGCGCTGCCCGACCCCTTCGGCCCCTGGCATGAGGAGGCCGCCTGA
- the dksA gene encoding RNA polymerase-binding protein DksA, with protein MTETPLTHAELLAQSADDYMNAAQQQFFRTLLLSQRDELQNRIAEEFETLRERETSSDPADIGSAEEQRQWQLRLLEREKKLLDKTDEALDRLARGEYGWCVETGEPIGLKRLLLRPTASLCIEAKERQEQREKHLRHADGD; from the coding sequence ATGACCGAAACGCCGCTTACCCACGCCGAACTGCTCGCTCAGTCGGCGGATGACTATATGAACGCCGCGCAACAGCAGTTCTTCCGCACGCTGCTGCTCAGCCAGCGCGATGAACTGCAGAACCGTATCGCCGAGGAGTTCGAAACCCTGCGCGAACGTGAAACCAGTAGCGACCCCGCCGACATTGGCAGCGCCGAAGAGCAGCGCCAGTGGCAGCTGCGCCTGCTGGAGCGGGAAAAGAAGCTGCTCGACAAGACCGATGAAGCCCTCGATCGCCTGGCCCGTGGCGAGTACGGCTGGTGTGTGGAAACCGGCGAGCCGATCGGCCTCAAGCGCCTGCTGCTACGGCCCACTGCGAGCCTGTGCATCGAAGCCAAAGAGCGTCAGGAACAACGCGAAAAACACCTGCGCCACGCTGATGGAGACTGA